The Acaryochloris sp. CCMEE 5410 nucleotide sequence CAACGCTGTCACCAAAGACGTCATCAGTATCACCAACCACACCTACATCAACTCTCATAGCATGTGTCTGTTGCTAGCCAAGCTCGCACTACTCGACCCAGTCATACCATCAGCGTCATTTTAGACAATGCCCGATATCAAAAATGCCAGCTGGTGACTGACTTTGCTGAGATCGTCGATATTGAGTTAGTCTATTTGCCCTCCTATTCACCCCATTTGAATTTAATTGAGCGGCTCTGGCGCTTTGTGCGCAAAGAATGTCTCTACTCAAAGTATTATGCTGATTTCCCCGCCTTTAAGGGAGCCATTCAACAGTGCCTCGACCAGTGCAATGGTGAGCATAAGGCGAAACTCACAAGCCTGCTATCACTCAAGTTTCAGTCCTTTAAGAAAGTTAATATCTTAGCCGTCTAGAGTATATTCAGACGTATTTGGTTGAGCGAGTTGTCCTACCCCGTGGCCACTAACAGCGAAACGATGGCGACGGGACCCACAGCCAAAGTTCTGCTTGTCCCAAAAGCGCATACAGTATCAGTGGCATGATGCTGGCATAGAGGCCAATCTGAGGGGGTAAACCAGCCAGCAATGCATAGGCCATGCCTTGAGGAACCAGCATGATCGCTACTATGACTCCCGCCATTAAATCGCCAATAAGGTGCTGAGAACGGTATTCCAGAAACCATTCTAGGAAGGGCAGATAGCGACTTAAGTGAGTGAGTCTATGAAGAGGCATACACTTTGAATCAGCCTAAAATCGGGTCTAATCTGCTCCCTGTGAGGAAGGCGTCGAGAAATTTCAATTGTTGCTTACCCCTATCAAGACAAGACTCCCCCCACAACAATACTAAGAAGTACAAACCATGGAGATAGCGTTGACCCCAAACTAGTCCCAAGGAGAACACAAGAGCCCGTTAAAATTTGGGCTAAACGAAGTATGTTTATGGATTGCTTGCCCTGAGTGGGATATCCAGCAGCCTTCCAAGCAGCTAAACCGCCTTGAAGATGGTTAACATGGCTAAATCCTGCCTGCAACATTTGATGTGCAGCCTGGGTCGAACGGTTGCCAGATTGACACTGAAGGACAATCCTTTGCCCCTGGAGACGAGGACTGTGGCGGGGTCAAACTTGTCGATCGGTATCAGTTTTGCTCCAGGAATATGACTTTTTTCAAACTCCTGGGGTTTGCTGACATCAATCAATAACACCTCATTCCTATCCATCCATTGCTTGAGCGTTAGGGCATCAATTTCTTTTAGATTGTGCATTGCAAATGTCATTGTCTTCCCCTTTGAAATGAGCCCATTAGGCTGATGGATTGGTAAAGAACTGATCTTTTGGAGTTAGCAATCCAGTATTCCAAGTATCATTAAGCAGTAATCACTTGACCACATCGTTCATTAGCTGGGACCGCTTCCATGATCTTTTGTGGATCAGGAAGATCCAAAGCGTTCATAAACTCAATAAAAGTGTTGCGATCTCTTCCTTTAAACCGGGGATTCCATTGCTTCTCTTCACCAATCGAGGAGAGGGTAAGTCCACGATAGTCATGCCCTGGATAGACCAGAATCTCCTCCGGCAGCGTAAATAATTTCTGGGTGACTGAGTCATAAGTGTTCCTGCGTCACCGCTTTGGAAGTCCGTACGACCACAACCGCGAATGAACAAAGCATCTCCCGTTAGTACACGATCTCCATTGACCAAATAGGCATTATGACTATCTGTGTGACCGGGCGTCGCAATGGCTTGGATAGGGATAGTCCCCAAAGTTAGTGTTTCCCCATCTTGTAAGTAACGATCAGCACAGGCGGCATGAGCATGCTCTGGCACGATCCCCTGACACCCTGTTTTTGCCCGTAATGCTTCAGTTCCCGTAATGTGATCAGCATGGATGTGGGTTTCTAGACAGAATTGGAGTTTTAAGCCCAATTCGTGTATCAGTTTTAAATCTCGTTCTACTTGCTCTAAAACAGGATCCACTAACAGTGCTGTTTTGGTCTCAGGATCAGCTATCAGATAGGTATAGGTGTTAGATTGCTGGTCGAAAAGCTGTCTAAATACCATATTTCGTTATGTGAATGTCTTGCCATCATCACTATGCTCCCTATCAGATTATCTTCAGCTACTTGCTTTAGGGACATGCGCCCCAATTACTCCAAACCGGAATACCCTCTTGATCGCGAAGCTTTAAGGTCACATCGGCTTTGGTAA carries:
- a CDS encoding rhodanese-like domain-containing protein yields the protein MVLQCQSGNRSTQAAHQMLQAGFSHVNHLQGGLAAWKAAGYPTQGKQSINILRLAQILTGSCVLLGTSLGSTLSPWFVLLSIVVGGVLS
- a CDS encoding rhodanese-like domain-containing protein; amino-acid sequence: MTFAMHNLKEIDALTLKQWMDRNEVLLIDVSKPQEFEKSHIPGAKLIPIDKFDPATVLVSRGKGLSFSVNLATVRPRLHIKCCRQDLAMLTIFKAV